DNA sequence from the Thermodesulfobacteriota bacterium genome:
CACCCCTCTCCTCCGGGTGATCATCCACGATCTCAAGGAGAACACTTATTATGCCCATCTCTATTTCGAGGTCGACGGAAAGGAGAGGGTTGTGGATAGTCGACCGAGCGACGCCATTGCCCTGGCCGTGAGGGTTAAGGCTCCCATTTATATCACCCGTTCCGTGCTTGAGGCGACGAAGAGTTTGGGCCTCCTGGCTTCCCGTCTCCTCGAGGAACAGGATGAACTGAAGGCCATTATCGAAAACATGACGCCCGAGGATTTCGGCAAATATAAGATGTGATATTAACCCCCTCGGCCCTGAGCAAAATCTATCCAGAATCGAAAGCCTGTCAATTTTGACCCCAGCCTCCCACCCCAACACCCGCGCGTTGAAATAGACTTTCCTTTTTAAATTGTAAAGTTACGGACGAAAAAGCGAGACTTCATTTTTTGGCCTACCTTTTGCAATTAATCAATTGAGGAAAAGTGTGAGAAAGAGGGGGCAAATCGATGTCTTTATCAAATAGGGATCAAGTCCTGACAACCGAGGATGCCATTCGATACCTCAAGATCTCCAAACCCACCTTCCTGAAGTACGTCCATACCGGCAGGATCAAGGCCATAAAGGCGGGGAAAGGGTGGAGGGTCCTCCTTTCGGAGCTGAACCGGTTTTTAAGAGGGGAGGAATATCGAAGATGAAGGCCTTCTGGAAGAGCATCACCTTTAAGTGGATGGCCTTTTCGATCCTCCTGGCCACCATCCCCCTTGCCATCGCAGGGACCAAGATCATCCAGTCCTACCAGAGAGATTTGAAGCATTCGATCATCAATCTCCAGAAGGAGAAGGCGACCCGGGTGGTCGAGAAGACTCGGGGCTACCTCGAAAAGACGAGGGATAAGCTACAGTCCATCTCAAAAGAGGCGCCCTTATTAAGATTGGGCATGTCGCATTACATCAAGGATTATTTCAAACATTTTCTCTTAACGGAAAAGGATATTATCGAACTTGCCCTTTTGGACGGGGACGGTTTTGAACAGCTTCGGGTTTCGAGACAGAACGGGGAGGAAAGGCCTACCCGAAAGGATCTATCCATGAGCCCGGTATTCCAGAGGGCTTCCAAAGGGGAAATTTATTATGGAGGGTTTCATTACACCCCTGAGGGCAAGCCTTCGCTGATCATCGGGATCCCTCTTCGGGGGTCCCAGGGGGAGCCGGTCTGGGTGGTTAAAGGCAAGGGCCATCTCGAGCCATTAATCGACCTCCTGAGACAGATGAGGATCGGGGAGAACGGCTCCACCTATGTGGTCGACCATGAAGGTTATCTCATAGCGACCAACCAAGATCAACGGATCCTTTTGGGACCTTTTGTGGATTGGGTTCTGTCCGGGAAGGAGGGGAGCCTGGAGTTTGAGGATCAAAGAGGTCGAAGATTCCTGGTGTCCTATGAACCCATCCCTGAATTGAAGTGGGGGGTCATCCTCCATGTGCCCCTGGAAGAGGCCTACCGACCTCTGCAGGAGGTCACCTGGACCGCCCTGAAATGGATAG
Encoded proteins:
- a CDS encoding bifunctional nuclease family protein, encoding MGLDQELLEMKVMGIVLDSKSSNPVVVLTDLNGEKALPIWIGVFEAEAISRGLEDTITLRPMTHDLLKQILDTLHTPLLRVIIHDLKENTYYAHLYFEVDGKERVVDSRPSDAIALAVRVKAPIYITRSVLEATKSLGLLASRLLEEQDELKAIIENMTPEDFGKYKM
- a CDS encoding helix-turn-helix domain-containing protein; amino-acid sequence: MSLSNRDQVLTTEDAIRYLKISKPTFLKYVHTGRIKAIKAGKGWRVLLSELNRFLRGEEYRR